One Luteitalea sp. genomic window carries:
- a CDS encoding AMP-binding protein encodes MVRTTLLDFFADLTALDGDFLVYDNGYRRRAYGYGEVGQGARRFAARLADAGLQKEDKVIFWGENRPEWIAAFWGCLLRGVVVVPIDYRASPEFLQRVRRVVGARIVLVGEEVDRSALGHELTMWRFAELLDPVTRETAEPPPVDVARDDVAEIIFTSGATAEPKGVIITHRNILANIVPIEREMAKYLKYARPFSPIRFLNLLPLSHMFGQAMATFVPPMLTGTVIFMRGYSPHEIERQINVGRVSVLVSVPKMLDVLREHVLRRAPEIANSLAPERHWLFRWWRYRAIHRAFGWKFWCFVVGAAPLDTELEELWSRLGFLVVQGYGLTETAPIVTLNHPFSTQKGSVGKPIAGVDVKIADDGEILVRGENVTRGYVGGDATAASAFEDGWLHTGDIGGIDDRGRLFIRGRKKEMIVTPEGLNVFPEDVERALIQLPGVRDAAVVGRRLGSEERVHAVLLLEGGDRDSDEIVRRANAMLDDHQKIRSVSVWPDTELPRTEGTRKLRRREIKQWVDAGERAGAPARPAEGAPLEAIVGRFASGRSAISDETTLDELGLSSLERVELMMALEERFQTTIDEAAYAGVRTVADLRSLVAAPAGPGGVSGPEIAATTSDPAGRAATWREPIEFPAWNRSAWAQLLRRLSLPTWILPPGRLFARLHVTGHEHLEALGGEPVVFAANHQSHLDTPVIFMALPRRYRYKTAVAMAKEFFKAHFFPEQHSFRARFTNSLNYYLSSLFFNAFPLPQREAGTRHTLRYIGELIEDDYSVLIYPEGKRTEQGEINAFRPGIGMIAARLHVTVVPVRIKDLDKVLHQSWKWPAVHPATVRFGPPLHLDGDDYPALAKQVEEAVRALDPVEN; translated from the coding sequence ATGGTGCGGACCACACTGCTCGACTTCTTCGCTGATCTGACGGCTCTCGACGGGGACTTCCTGGTCTACGACAACGGATACCGGCGCCGAGCGTATGGGTATGGCGAGGTCGGACAGGGTGCACGACGGTTCGCCGCGCGACTTGCCGATGCCGGCCTTCAGAAGGAAGACAAGGTGATCTTCTGGGGCGAGAACCGCCCGGAGTGGATCGCCGCCTTTTGGGGATGCCTCTTACGTGGCGTTGTCGTGGTGCCCATCGACTATCGCGCGTCACCGGAGTTCCTCCAACGCGTGCGCCGGGTCGTCGGCGCGCGCATCGTCTTGGTTGGGGAGGAGGTCGATCGCTCGGCGCTCGGGCACGAGCTGACGATGTGGCGATTTGCCGAGCTCCTCGACCCTGTCACGCGCGAGACGGCCGAGCCGCCGCCAGTCGACGTCGCCCGCGATGATGTTGCGGAGATCATCTTCACGTCAGGCGCGACCGCAGAGCCGAAGGGCGTGATCATCACTCACCGCAATATCCTCGCAAACATCGTCCCGATCGAGCGCGAGATGGCGAAGTACCTGAAGTACGCGCGCCCGTTCTCGCCGATTCGCTTCCTGAACCTACTGCCGCTCAGCCACATGTTCGGTCAGGCGATGGCCACGTTCGTGCCGCCCATGCTGACCGGCACGGTGATCTTCATGCGGGGCTACAGCCCGCACGAGATCGAGCGGCAGATCAACGTTGGGCGTGTGTCGGTGCTGGTGTCGGTGCCAAAGATGCTGGACGTGTTGCGCGAGCACGTGCTGCGGCGAGCGCCAGAGATTGCCAATAGCCTTGCGCCAGAACGACACTGGTTGTTTCGCTGGTGGCGCTATCGCGCGATCCATCGGGCGTTCGGCTGGAAGTTCTGGTGCTTCGTCGTTGGGGCTGCGCCGCTCGACACCGAGCTCGAAGAGCTCTGGTCTCGCCTGGGGTTTCTCGTCGTCCAGGGCTACGGCCTCACCGAGACGGCACCGATCGTGACGCTCAATCATCCCTTCTCGACGCAGAAAGGATCGGTGGGTAAGCCCATTGCAGGCGTCGACGTCAAGATTGCCGACGACGGCGAGATCCTCGTGCGCGGCGAGAACGTGACGCGCGGGTACGTGGGCGGGGACGCCACCGCCGCCAGCGCGTTCGAGGACGGCTGGCTGCACACGGGCGACATCGGCGGCATCGACGATCGGGGACGATTGTTCATCCGCGGGCGCAAGAAAGAGATGATCGTCACGCCCGAAGGGCTCAATGTCTTCCCCGAAGATGTCGAGCGCGCGCTGATCCAGCTGCCAGGCGTGCGCGACGCCGCCGTGGTTGGTAGGCGCCTCGGGAGCGAGGAGCGTGTACATGCCGTGCTCCTGCTCGAGGGTGGAGATCGGGACAGCGACGAGATCGTTCGGCGGGCAAATGCGATGCTGGACGATCACCAGAAGATCAGGAGCGTCTCTGTCTGGCCGGACACCGAGCTGCCGCGCACCGAGGGCACGCGCAAGCTTCGGCGACGCGAGATCAAGCAGTGGGTAGATGCGGGTGAACGAGCCGGCGCGCCCGCTCGGCCCGCCGAGGGTGCGCCACTCGAGGCGATCGTCGGCCGGTTCGCGTCCGGCCGTTCAGCGATCTCGGATGAGACCACGCTCGACGAGCTCGGGTTGAGCTCGCTCGAGCGCGTGGAGCTCATGATGGCACTCGAGGAACGGTTTCAAACGACGATCGACGAAGCCGCCTACGCTGGCGTGCGTACCGTCGCCGATCTCCGATCGCTCGTCGCCGCCCCGGCGGGCCCGGGCGGAGTCAGCGGCCCTGAGATCGCTGCCACAACCAGCGACCCGGCGGGACGGGCCGCGACATGGCGCGAGCCAATCGAGTTCCCCGCCTGGAACCGTAGCGCATGGGCGCAGTTGCTGCGTCGGCTGAGCCTACCAACATGGATTCTGCCCCCCGGACGCCTGTTCGCACGCCTGCACGTCACGGGGCACGAGCACTTGGAGGCGCTCGGCGGTGAGCCGGTGGTCTTCGCAGCCAATCACCAGAGCCACTTGGACACGCCGGTGATCTTCATGGCGCTGCCCCGGCGCTATCGCTACAAGACGGCCGTCGCCATGGCCAAGGAGTTCTTCAAGGCACACTTCTTCCCAGAGCAGCACAGCTTCCGTGCACGGTTCACCAACAGCCTCAACTACTATCTGTCCTCGCTCTTCTTCAATGCATTCCCGCTGCCGCAACGTGAAGCGGGAACGCGGCACACGCTGCGGTACATCGGCGAGCTCATCGAAGATGACTACTCCGTGCTTATCTATCCGGAGGGGAAGCGCACCGAGCAGGGCGAAATCAATGCATTTCGGCCCGGCATCGGCATGATCGCGGCGCGACTCCACGTGACCGTCGTTCCCGTGCGTATCAAAGATCTGGATAAGGTCCTGCACCAGTCCTGGAAGTGGCCGGCCGTGCACCCGGCCACGGTGCGATTTGGCCCCCCGCTGCATCTCGACGGCGATGACTACCCAGCCCTGGCCAAGCAGGTCGAGGAGGCTGTCCGGGCGCTGGACCCTGTCGAGAATTGA